taaaatttattatttttatttttgaatcaaACAACGAATTTTAgcaaaaaatacataaattctactaaatttcttaatcttattattcttttcaactaaaagaatattcaaataaaaagtgaGAAATTTGAGAGAAGGGAAGCAAAGTAGGCCAAGGAAAgtttcaagaaagaaaagagtagACCAAGGCAGGATTAACGTCCACGTGGGATGGGATATTTCAATCCCAatacacaaaagaaaaagaaaactactAATTACGTATGACGACTAATACTCAACTCAGTAATCACGCAAAGTTTTTGacctttttttaaatataagaaaaaagaaaattcattttctttttgttaaaagATGCATCAAGATTCTATACTgtcacaaaataaaatataaaatataaaacagaaaataatctcaaatGAATGAAATTATGACAATAAGATGTCCACATCTTTTccccttttctcttcttctttgcaTAATCTGaagaaataatttgttaagagtttaaagaagaaaaaagccCCACCCTCTTGTCCAAGAAACTATACAACCACAAGTTTTTGTTTTTACGTACTCTTAAGGATTCTctttccttctctctctctctctatatatatatatatatctgtttCTTGGAGTAGAGAAAGCAAACAAACATGGAAGAAGGAACAGAGATTGATAGACTGCCAATTGACTTGTTAGCTCATATCTTTGTGTTGATCAATTCTTTCACTGATTTAGCACAGTAAGTATTAGATTACTTCATAACTAACagcttcttgttcttgttattGTTCTTGTTCGTGTGGTTATAATTAACAATACCAAATTCTGATTATTGGGTAATTATGTTTTTggtgttttatatatatatatatattagtgcGAGCAGTGTGTGCAGGAAATGGAAAGAAGGGGTGAAACGATCTTTAGGTAGGAGAAACAGTTTGAGCTTTGCAGGGTTAAAGATGGATGATCATTCTACTGCCAGAGTTGTACGCTATGCTTATAGTCTTAAAGAACTTGacatgtatgtatgtatgttctttcttgtttttgttttcaagATTTGGAAGCTGGGTGGTGGTTGTTGATTTGTGTATTACTTctaagtttatttaattattattttcagtgATTTAGATTTTGTTGGTTTGATAAAATCAGTTAGTAGATGCTGGATGTTAATGAATTCAGAAAAGTACTTATGTTTGATTATTGAATTTTAGGATAATTTGAACCAGTTATTAGTTTTGAGTATAATATAATCCTGGTCAACTAACCCTTCAATGTCAGTAATGCCAACTCAGCATCATATCCACTTAACACATCCATTAGCCATGATTTTCATTTCCTTGCATACAattgaaatcaaatttaaaatatgtgcCATGAATAATTGAGTTTAGAAGAATTGGATAGAATTAAATCTGGGGATAAAATATGGGTTTGAACCCACATCAATTTGATTGCCAGTTGCCAGTGCTTTTAGTAGATATTGCAACTAAGTGGATCTGGATCTTCTGTGCATTCACTACTGTGTCTAATTTTTTCCAATTGGTTTGAAGTTATTATGTGAGATGTGGAGCTTGCCTTGCATTGGCAATGGCAACGGTAAGtacaaaagataaaatcttTCTCATATGTTTCCAGTTCAAGAAGCCGTTGGGGTTGCCAGATAACTGACAATGGACTGTATGAAATATCTTTGGCAAAGTGCATCAGCAACCTAACATCCATTTCCTTATGGGGCATGACAGGGATCACAGATAAAGGTGTTGTTCAATTGGTAAGTGATGATTGTACATCATTTGCATATGCTCAACTTGCACAGTTGTTACAGCTAAATCCTTAGAAGCTGAACCAAAcctttttctctctattttGCTACCTGGTATTTGGTATATATAGTTATCAGTGCACTTCAGCATTGCtgttgtttgtttcttttatttagttatcCACTTTCCTGTTACTACTTTTTGGATATGATCAACTTagattcaaatttttcaacAGATGTCGAGAGCCAATTCATTGCAACACCTCAATGTTGGTGGTACATTTATCACTGATGAGTCTTTATGTGCTATTGCAGATAGCTGCCCACATTTAAAGGTAAGTTATATGACAACATTTTTCAGTAGATATGACTATGGatataaatgtattattgTTCTCTTTTTCAGAGCATCGGCTTATGGAGCTGCCGCCATGTGACAGAGATCGGACTTATTTATCTTGTAAATAAGTGCCGCAAACTGGAGTCTATTAATGCATGGGGAACCAGAGTCCCCATAGATTGCTTTCTTTGTTTGCTTACTGTTAGTCCAGCTCTTCGAATCAAGCATGGGGGATTTCTGCTAAACATTGGAAATGCATCTATGTTGCCTGTTGCATGAGCTGCTCATCTTAATTTACTCGTCTCTGTACAGATTATTCTTCTGCTTTTTTATTTGCATTGCAATTGAAAGTTGAGAATTCCAATAAACTAGCAAGTTCTTGCTTTCACATTCTTGTGTTGTAAAGCTGCTCTATGTTGGTGGGTTTATTTACTTATGTCAGCAAATTATTTGGCATTTGGCTCTGTATTGTACCCGAATTTTGTACAGTCAATGTTTTACATGTTCAGGTTTTCTGATTCAAATTCCTGAACTCCAGTTCAATCCGTTTCACCAAAATAAATGGAAATATTGTTATGCTTTTGCCTAATACTGGCAGATATAACAATGTCAGTTCATAATGAGAATATTTCACTCCCCTTTTTATTCTACCTTTCATTCTCATTATGCACCTGAGGGAGGAGCCGTATGAGATGAAATGTTCGTGTGACATTTTTCAACAACATTAGTAGTACACACAGGACGGAATATCTTTACTTCTACCAATAACATTTCCATGCTACAACACAAGGGCAATTAATCTGGCTAGAAAGCTggtaaaattgatatttaggGAGAGTAAGGGCAGGAAACTTCTTCAAACTGCATTTCACCCAGGTGAaggagatttttttttttaaaaaaagaaaaaaaagactcCTGGACATGCTTAGTgtaaaaaacaaaagtaaatTCCATATCAGTGGCCTAAATGTTCCAGAGTGATCAACCACATGGAAATATTAAAACCGACCAGAGTATGTGTGTGAAATCAAAcccaaagaaataaaatattgaaatacaAGTATAAGCATAACCCAAATAAATGAAAGTGGAAGAACCCTTAATGCATGCCGCACCAAACAATTTGCATTATACTCAAAAAGCATGGCCAATAGAAAACCTGAAAGAAGCAAAATCAGAAAGAAACTGTCAGCATTAGAAACAAAGAAAGGTTATTTGTTTTGACGGAGATCCatgattgttaattttttttctagcAACAAAGTAAAGCATGTAAAATGAATTGGCAAGATGCTGCAGAGGGCAATTTCTGTGGCTCGGATGGTTTCTTATATTATGATTAGCTAgtacattaattataataaagttGAGAGGCACTCGGTGAGTTTTATTTAGAAGAGTGCAATGAATCATATGCTTTTGGatgttttcaaaattatttgaGGCGTATTTATTGATGTCAGTCTCCTGATCAAGACACAAAacacaagaagaagaaataaagattactATTGCATGAGAACCAAGATGTCAAATGTCAATCTAAAAGATGCAGGCATTGCATACCTGAACCATATGTTGATATATCCAGATCTCCTTTAGCCGCTATATACCTCGTTTTGCTTTACGAGTCTTTACTTTTTGCCTCCATATAAGAATCTCAAAAGTTCTCTGTTCACAATCACATCTCGTACCTCTGGCAAGTATATCTTTGCCTTCCTCTATTAACACGGGGATGTGGTATACCAGTTCAGACTAGAGAATACATACTGACACTAAAACACTATACCCGAAGAGCAgctaactaaatatttaactaATGGAGTAGCAACCTAACCACCTACACTGCAAATCAGTCATCTCATTCATAATAAAGATGCCATTAGTGAAACATAAAACAAGTGGAAAACCAAGTAATTCGAAGAATGGACTGTTGATGCagattttgaaaattgaaCAGATCCTGAAAAGCTTCCTGTAGCAGTTGTCACAGGACTTGTGGTGGGTACTGCAATATTCTTGCAAGATCCAAAAGGCGCACCAGCCTGCATCATCAACagcatatttatatacatactAGAATATTGAAACCAGTGTAAGAAACTTTTTGCAAATCAGATCCTATAAAACCAAGATGAATTTGAGCACAAGAAAAAATCATGTTAGTTTTGCTTACTACAggttttaattaaaacatgtGCCATGTTAGGTCTTTATCATGCATGTCATTGAGTTTTTATTAAGACCTCAGCCATCACCAACCTGTCTTTGCACAAAATGGGCTGCTTCATGATTTTGAACTGATTTTGATAACTATGGGCTCTTAActtacatatttataaaaaagaaaaaagaaaaaaagagcaGATGTTGGAACActgaaattaaatcaaatatgtTCTATAAATCCAATGATAAATTGGacataagaataattaacttCACTGGCTCCACAGGCAACTAAAGTATCtgtttaaaaaagttaaaaaagtgcaagaattaaatatattcaagTTCATCTTAGTCaattttcatgtttgaaaaGCATATCAgttgttagaatttagttcTTGAGTTAATAAAGTTACTTGAAGGAAATGATATCATAAATATTGGGAAAATATATCCTAAGACCATTtcaatttaaatcttttattgaCTTGATTGAATTCTAGCACAAGATCATTCCAAACAGGGGTAAAAGAATGCAGTGTAACAGACCTGGCAGGCAGTCACAGTACTGCAACCACACAATGTCTGGCCATTCATTCTATCCACAACATCAAAAACACCACCACCGTCACTTCTCTGCATTGTTTGCATTGCAATTAGAATGCTTAGCTATGATATGTCCTCAGTGCATTATCATTATccattcttaaaattaataccATGTAAAAGTTGACTGCCAGAAAATTGGGCATCACATTTCCTGCTGCTTTATAACAGGTACCAACCATCTGAGCAAGCGGAGTTGAATGCTCTTTGCAAGCTTCACTCTCGACTGGATAAGTTGGGAAGTAATTCTCTAGGAAAAGTGATGCACTTTTGGAACTCAGTAGCTTTGACTCTTTTCTATTTGGGCAGGAGCCTGGTTTTACCCCAGGATCTCCAGCTGGGATCAAATACATAATGGTGTTATTATGGTGTTATTGAACAACATGtccacaaaataataaaaaggtaAATGGTTATGAATATAATGCTTACACTCATTTTCCAACATATACTTCCATTGATAAGCAATGCCTTCCTCTGCTTCCTTAGAAGCAATAGAAGTGAAAACCAGAAGCCGGTGATTCTCTTGCACCATCTCAGTCACAGTGGGCCAATCTTCACCTTTTTTTGGCATTTTGGAAACAGGAAACCAATACTTATCTAAACCAGCATTGCTGAACAGATTTGATAACCCTTTTGGTATACGCACATAGTCCTCAATAATTATGGTCACAATCGCAGTTGGATTTTCACTCAAGAATGCTTCCACTTCCCTCAAGGTGTTAATGGCAGGTCCCTGAGAACAGCCCATAAGAATGCATTGCAAACTAATTCCTAAAACCActtaaatatatcaatttgataaatagTAAACGGGAAGAAACATTACAAAGGCTGTGAAGTTGAAACATTGCCCTCGGAATGAATGGCAGAGCCAGATATCGTCCTCAAAATCATACATATCCAGCATTAGTCCCCTTACACCATTCtggaaaacaaccacaaaacacaaaaacaTAATATCAAGCAaatgaaaaacataaaaacataatatCAAGCAAATGAACCTATCAGAGCTTCTCTCTTTAACACCAAAAAAATTTGGGAAATTATCACTGTTTGTGTAATTCCAAGCAACCAAGTGCAACTTAGAAACGATATGTGCAATTTAACATTTAATCTACTACGACTTAGACAAAAAGAATGAACAGGACATAAACCAGACTCTCAATTTCCTTTCACATTTGTGTCTTAATTCTAGATTCCTAAGTACCAAATAAAGCcatgacaaaaaaaaatcaagaataaaaaaaggaaaagaaggagagagagagagatagagcAGGACCATATACCCTCAGCTGGTTAGTAACAGTATCTTCTTGATTATAAAAGGTGAGTCTTTGAACACCAGGTAAAGGAGGTGCATCCACAATGCTAAAAGAGTTATGAGTCACTAACCAGGTATACTTATTAAAAGGCAGCCCATCAATCTACACAATTTACAATACAGAACATTAGACAAAGTTTTAGGCTTTAGCTTAACGAAGAGGAACGcagttaaagaaaaataaaatctaacaCCAAAGAAAGCATACAATAGAAGTGGGAATTATAGCTTGGCCTCTAGTGCAAACGGGTTGATTCTTGCCTAAAGCAGGGCAATTTCCACAAAAAAGGCCAGCCCCACAATTGGTAGCTGCTGTACATGAGTCGAATACCTGAAATTATTTCACATTTAAGTTCAATGGCTAAAAAAGAGAAGTAAAACTGTACGGATCacagattaaa
The sequence above is drawn from the Ricinus communis isolate WT05 ecotype wild-type chromosome 7, ASM1957865v1, whole genome shotgun sequence genome and encodes:
- the LOC8289467 gene encoding F-box protein At5g67140; this translates as MEEGTEIDRLPIDLLAHIFVLINSFTDLAHASSVCRKWKEGVKRSLGRRNSLSFAGLKMDDHSTARVVRYAYSLKELDISRSRWGCQITDNGLYEISLAKCISNLTSISLWGMTGITDKGVVQLMSRANSLQHLNVGGTFITDESLCAIADSCPHLKSIGLWSCRHVTEIGLIYLVNKCRKLESINAWGTRVPIDCFLCLLTVSPALRIKHGGFLLNIGNASMLPVA
- the LOC8289468 gene encoding PI-PLC X domain-containing protein At5g67130 is translated as MFACFADYCSLCRAHLSIGYLYLLLSSSFMIAANAQVFDSCTAATNCGAGLFCGNCPALGKNQPVCTRGQAIIPTSIIDGLPFNKYTWLVTHNSFSIVDAPPLPGVQRLTFYNQEDTVTNQLRNGVRGLMLDMYDFEDDIWLCHSFRGQCFNFTAFGPAINTLREVEAFLSENPTAIVTIIIEDYVRIPKGLSNLFSNAGLDKYWFPVSKMPKKGEDWPTVTEMVQENHRLLVFTSIASKEAEEGIAYQWKYMLENESGDPGVKPGSCPNRKESKLLSSKSASLFLENYFPTYPVESEACKEHSTPLAQMVGTCYKAAGNVMPNFLAVNFYMRSDGGGVFDVVDRMNGQTLCGCSTVTACQAGAPFGSCKNIAVPTTSPVTTATGSFSGSVQFSKSASTVHSSNYLVFHLFYVSLMASLL